A stretch of Anaeromyxobacter dehalogenans 2CP-1 DNA encodes these proteins:
- a CDS encoding glycosyltransferase, with the protein MRVVHVSTSDSQGGAARAALRLHRGLRDAGVDSSMLVRERFLNEPEIVRLRGRAARLLGSGGAVAERVTGRLYPHHAPVMFGASWVPDLVAREVRALRPDVVNVHWVGAGFVTPESIGRLARRGPLVWTLHDTYPFTGGCHYFGDCEAYAARCGACPALGSRAALDLSRVGWLRKWRALRRAPLVAVAPSRWMADAARRSSLLRDAHVEVIPNSIDTDVFRPIERSEARRALGLPLDRRMLLFAAASGANDPKKGFQHLAAAARILAANGGLPLELVVAGTPPAGARPDCGVPVRWLGVIGDDRALAAWNAAVDVAVVPSVQENLANTVLEALAAGTPAVAFRVGGMPDMIEDRVSGALAEPFDPRALADAIRWVVEDRSRHLELSAAARRRAESEYALAVQARRYRALYEDLLRSGGRSARTASAKANG; encoded by the coding sequence GTGAGGGTCGTCCACGTCAGCACCTCGGACTCGCAGGGCGGGGCGGCGCGCGCGGCGCTCAGGCTCCATCGCGGCCTGCGCGACGCCGGGGTAGACTCCTCGATGCTCGTGCGGGAGCGGTTCCTGAACGAGCCCGAGATAGTGCGCCTGCGAGGACGTGCGGCCCGCCTCCTCGGCAGCGGTGGCGCCGTCGCCGAGCGTGTCACCGGACGGCTTTATCCCCACCACGCCCCCGTCATGTTCGGCGCGAGCTGGGTACCGGATCTGGTCGCTCGCGAGGTGCGGGCCCTGCGGCCGGACGTCGTGAACGTCCACTGGGTCGGCGCGGGGTTCGTCACGCCGGAGAGCATCGGCCGGCTCGCGCGACGCGGACCGCTCGTCTGGACCCTCCACGACACCTACCCGTTCACCGGGGGCTGCCACTACTTCGGGGACTGCGAAGCCTACGCGGCACGGTGCGGCGCCTGCCCGGCGCTGGGCTCGCGCGCCGCGCTCGACCTGTCGCGGGTGGGATGGCTGCGGAAGTGGCGGGCGTTGCGGCGCGCGCCGCTGGTCGCGGTGGCGCCCAGCCGATGGATGGCGGACGCGGCACGGCGGAGCTCGCTCTTGCGGGACGCCCACGTCGAGGTCATCCCGAACTCGATCGACACCGACGTGTTTCGACCGATCGAGCGGTCCGAGGCGCGTCGCGCGCTCGGACTGCCACTCGACCGGCGGATGCTGCTCTTCGCTGCCGCCAGCGGCGCCAATGATCCGAAGAAGGGCTTCCAGCACCTGGCCGCCGCGGCGCGGATCCTGGCAGCGAACGGCGGTCTTCCGCTGGAGCTCGTCGTCGCCGGGACGCCTCCGGCCGGCGCCCGGCCCGACTGCGGGGTGCCGGTGCGCTGGCTCGGCGTGATCGGCGACGATCGTGCGCTGGCCGCCTGGAATGCCGCCGTGGACGTCGCCGTGGTCCCATCCGTGCAAGAGAACCTGGCGAACACCGTGCTGGAGGCGCTCGCGGCCGGCACGCCGGCGGTCGCCTTCCGCGTCGGCGGCATGCCGGACATGATCGAGGATCGCGTGAGCGGAGCGCTCGCGGAGCCGTTCGACCCGCGTGCCCTGGCGGACGCGATCCGCTGGGTGGTCGAGGATCGGTCGCGCCACCTCGAGCTGTCCGCGGCCGCGCGGCGGCGCGCCGAGTCCGAGTACGCGCTCGCGGTCCAGGCGCGACGGTACCGCGCACTCTACGAGGACCTCCTGCGATCGGGTGGCCGGAGCGCCCGCACAGCGTCCGCGAAGGCGAACGGCTAG